In Camelina sativa cultivar DH55 chromosome 13, Cs, whole genome shotgun sequence, the genomic window NNNNNNNNNNNNNNNNNNNNNNNNNNNNNNNNNNNNNNNNNNNNNNNNNNNNNNNNNNNNNNNNNNNNNNNNNNNNNNNNNNNNNNNNNNNNNNNNNNNNNNNNNNNNNNNNNNNNNNNNNNNNNNNNNNNNNNNNNNNNNNNNNNNNNNNNNNNNNNNNNNNNNNNNNNNNNNNNNNNNNNNNNNNNNNNNNNNNNNNNNNNNNNNNNNNNNNNNNNNNNNNNNNNNNNNNNNNNNNNNNNNNNNNNNNNNNNNNNNNNNNNNNNNNNNNNNNNNNNNNNNNNNNNNNNNNNNNNNNNNNNNNNNNNNNNNNNNNNNNNNNNNNNNNNNNNNNNNNNNNNNNNNNNNNNNNNNNNNNNNNNNNNNNNNNNNNNNNNNNNNNNNNNNNNNNNNNNNNNNNNNNNNNNNNNNNNNNNNNNNNNNNNNNNNNNNNNNNNNNNNNNNNNNNNNNNNNNNNNNNNNNNNNNNNNNNNNNNNNNNNNNNNNNNNNNNNNNNNNNNNNNNNNNNNNNNNNNNNNNNNNNNNNNNNNNNNNNNNNNNNNNNNNNNNNNNNNNNNNNNNNNNNNNNNNNNNNNNNNNNNNNNNNNNNNNNNNNNNNNNNNNNNNNNNNNNNNNNNNNNNNNNNNNNNNNNNNNNNNNNNNNNNNNNNNNNNNNNNNNNNNNNNNNNNNNNNNNNNNNNNNNNNNNNNNNNNNNNNNNNNNNNNNNNNNNNNNNNNNNNNNNNNNNNNNNNNNNNNNNNNNNNNNNNNNNNNNNNNNNNNNNNNNNNNNNNNNNNNNNNNNNNNNNNNNNNNNNNNNNNNNNNNNNNNNNNNNNNNNNNNNNNNNNNNNNNNNNNNNNNNNNNNNNNNNNNNNNNNNNNNNNNNNNNNNNNNNNNNNNNNNNNNNNNNNNNNNNNNNNNNNNNNNNNNNNNNNNNNNNNNNNNNNNNNNNNNNNNNNNNNNNNNNNNNNNNNNNNNNNNNNNNNNNNNNNNNNNNNNNNNNNNNNNNNNNNNNNNNNNNNNNNNNNNNNcaacctccttcttcaccaacccatgaggtaccactttcatccgatctttgtatataacattgcatttagtttaattcattttgtgtgattcttggattctttttcaaacttttatttacacagggactgtgtaatttaagtttgggggagggtcctagaatgtatttaacattgtgttttattttcttatttttattatttcaaatttttgcatgctagttttattcatttgagtttgcattgcatctatgtgcattaaaaacccaaaaaaaaaaaaatgaaaaattttaagaaaaagaaaagaaaagagtgttcatgtagttgcatttgcatattaggattgagtctagtttgtttcatataggattgtcgcatatgcatcttaggggacaatgattaaaaccaccttgtttaaaatcaaaccttagtaTTGAAGTTgttctaagtctctaagtaaacaaaaaaaaaagaaagaagaattcttgctatagtctcctagaaagaaagagaagaatatatctacattaggagtttagcaaagaaaagaaaaaataaaaaagagagagagagagaggtagaagtttaaagtttaaaagtctaaagcttagggagtaaaaaaagagaattaaaatcaaggatgtgggtagtttaaattctagggggtttaaataaataaaaaaatgaaaataagagtGAATGATAAAatggtagatcatcaagagttaagctttggatgcccaaattgttctcagtcttagatagttttcacaactgtctagcattccatcttttgagagaaaaccatccaaagaatttgtttgaaaccatcttactaaaaagccttacccttgaaaccgattgagcttgattcaccttccatttgcaagaattcgccaaacacttaattgaatgtgaaagagatgttccttatctttagttggaggttgagctagatcgatgcatgaaaaatatttgtaagtatgttgagtgatcttagcaccattaaactatctttaaggactatagcttgaatctttcggttagcatcttaaggttatgagtccccactttcaaaccgtaccctcttacttccttgctagaggactagcaagatttaagtttgggggtctgataactctctaatttacatgtttttagcatccttttttgtccatattttgcattgttcatacctctaacttagcatttttaggtcatttactgtaggaattcacttttagagcatttagggtgttgcatttctgcatttgcatattttggatgaaaacaggtgctaaagagccaaaaatggggaaaaacaaggacaactcgagcatgtacccgaaggagccatcgagctgcaagaacaagtccgaaccccaacacgatcgaggaggatccaagagcatgaagagcaacccgaagatccacccgaggagtaacccgacttcaccctcgtgtaccccatcgagtagatcatcgggcaggtctgggaagctaggtcaaatgggtttccatatataaaccccctcttcccctagcttgcaaaggagcacgccgcagaccctcaaaccagagagcgagagcttctgtgagagaactgagcgactcaacatttttcttcttgttttgcatttttattttgtagttttcttagatttctatcctttactttctctactctactctatcttttaatacaatgtcattttcattcattttgattgctttgttattcgcttctatgtccgagtagtgtagtaaagtttctagggatgggatagatgattttgtgttcttgatcggttaggatgctttagttgattgtaaatgattgatagatttccttctagattggtgctcttaatgctgtcaacagaccgaaaggttgagattagatctagggcgtttacaaatgctacaggccgaaaggagtagataaaatgcttgatttagcgaatgctagaggtttacttaactctgagtaacaaaattagatgagtttaagtctactgacaataatgaatcgttcttaatgcctgcttgttcatattgctagtgcgacagtgtggtaatgtgttcaaggttgattgttgctagtgcgaaagtgtggtgacaaggtcttagaggttcattgtctaggaaataattgcttgaggcatgtaaggcatccgtactggtctagaacacttaggattcgattaccccatccttaggaactttcgtattttatttttttgcatttctttcacttattcGACTACTTACCccatcaggtacacgataacctgtatcgagtaatacctcgagctgttcatatctcactttcatactcgatcaccccactcgatcctgtactcaaTTGCTTGCAttgagtgcttaggtcgtgtggtttacttgtttatattcttttactttgtttattttaggaatcgttagaaccaaaaccctaattgcttggcctgacttgcattgttctgatcatatccttcctgctagcaatacacaaccatttgattgataccctgggtgaaaacctgtctatcagcATTCAATGGTTGTAGGAGAGATTGTATCTGGTCACCAGTGAGAATGCTAACGTCAAAATTAATAGTATTAGCAGGAGTAGATGGAGTCTGCTCCGTGATGACATTAGCAACAACATGAGTCTGAGGACGAGGAGTAATAGAAGATTGTCCACGAGATTGAGCAGCTGGTGCAGAAGAACGATGACGCCCGGGATAGTTAGCAAAGGTGCTTTTGAAACTTGGGATATAAACCGGTGGATAACCATGCAACTTAAAGCATTTTTGGACATCATGTCTAGTCTGACCGCAATGAGTTCATATAGGTCGAGAACCCCTATGAAGATAACTGTTCTGAATAGCAGCATAAGCGACATTATCATAGGGACCAAAATGAGAAACGTTATCTTGTGTAGGAGCAGGAGCAGAGGTCTGAAAGATCATACTATCAGGCTTTGGCGGAATGGTCTTCTGTCTTTCATCAGAAGTCACCATGTTGAAAGCTTCCTCGATGCTTGGTATAGGTTTCAACATGAGGATATGTCTTTGAGTAGCTTCATAAGACGCATTAAGCCCCATCAGAAATTTTGTCACACAACCTCGTTCTTGTAACTTCTCCCATAAAGCAGCTGCATTGCACTCACATTTTCCACAAGTACAGACTGGTAACTCAACATTATTCTTGTACTCCTCCCATAAAGTCATTAAGAGAGTATAATAAGAAGTAACATCCAATGATCCTTGCTGAATGGAGTTCAACTTCTGTTCAAGCTCAAAAACCCTCGGAGCATTATCTTGTTTATAACGAGACATCAGATTTTTCCAAATCCCTTCTGCGGTAGAGATAAACAACAAACTAGCCCCAATTTTCTTATCTACAGAATTAATGATCCAAGTGGATACAATATCATTGCAACGACACCAAGAACCAAAATCACGATGATCATCAGGTGGTTTCTTGATCGTTCCATCTATAAAACCAAGTTTATTCCTAACATTGAGAGCAACTCGAACTGAACTTCGCCAAGAGTAAAAATCAGCTCCAGACGTGAGACGATCGGATACAATACGCATCCCAGCATGATCGGAGCTATGCAAGAAGAACGGATTCTCATATTGATCTGTCGGAGGCACCGGTACTTGATTCGGAATCGGTGGAACCATGATTCAGAAGGAAACTAAGATTGTGTGATAGATGGCAACAACCCAAGCTCAATCAAACGAGAGGAAAGCAAATAACCCCAAAACAATTCGGGTAATCAAAGACGAGCACAGAACTAACACGATCACAACAAGATTCTCAACAAAAGATGAGAAGATCTGAGAAATTGAAGCACTCATCAGAGACCCAATCGAAACAGAATGATGAAATCGGAACTCCGAGAGAtcaatgaaaaatcaaaagaaagacgAAACGTAGCTCAATCGAAGAGAAGAGAGCTCGAATCATAAAGAGgatcaaagaagaagctcaGAATCATCATCAATGGCGTTTGACAAAGTTTGTTACGCGGAAGAAAGAATGAGAAACTaattttgctctgataccatattaactTTAATGTGTAAAATGTATTTCTCATTAATTGATCAGTAAAATGTACAAGGAGTATTTATACTCTATACAAATGTAGTAGTCTAGGAAGCTAAAAGAGACCTCATTATACTAATACACTATATAaacttatataataataactcaaTAAATAGCAATAATGAATCTGAAAATACATGTTTGGAGTGAAGCaggaacatatatataaacacacaatATATAgcgcattttttttcttttcagaaaaaagaaaaaaaaaatatacgtaTTTCCTGAATTTTAAAGAATTCTCTatacttttagattttttaaatactttatcTCTTATGATATTTTggtaattcttttattttagttagTTTATTATCACAGTTAATCACCCTGAGCTAGAGGCTCCACTTAGCCCATTAGGTTCAGAATCTCAGACCACATTACGAGCTATTAATAAAGGTCTGGAGTATTTTATTCCCGTCTCGGTTTTCAGTTTAGCCCATTACGTTCAAAGGCCATGAGTCCATGACCAAAAATGGTTTGTTTATCCTTGCCTTGCCGTTGCCGTTGCATGCATCTAATTTACGGTTAAAGTTGTTTGCCGCTATCTTGTCTCTTTAGTTCTGATGGAACGTGATTTTCTGTAACAGGCTTAAcatttataccaaaaaaaaaaaagttgtttgcCGCTAATGGCGGAACGATACTCGTGTAACTATGGCttggttgagatttttttttttttttgacaaacttgTTGTGATcttattttcttgaatcttgactACATCAGATTAAGCAGCCCTCTGTGTAAACGATGTATCATTAGCTCAAAGCCAAAGCAGTCACTTAGATATTATCAGAGAAAAATATGTGGTGGAGAAACCAGCCATCAATTATGAACTAGTCAAGATCTTATCTGTTGTTAATATCAACTGCTAGAAGACGCTGTGTGTTTAATTTGTGGGGTTATACTACGTGATTTTACGATACACAAGTTGCAGGCCTGACAAGCTGAAGACTAACTCAccatcatttcattataaatagaGGCTGATCTTAAGCTTATTTCTTCACACAACGcattatacatatattgaaaacaaaatagtgATAATCATCATGGCTAAATTTGCTTCCATCGTCACTCTTATCTTCGCTGCTCTTGTTCTCTTTGCTGCTTTTGGTGAGTAATGATCTTATCAAAGGAatgaaaaatgtgtttttagatgttattttcatttattttgataACTAACCAAGagaaatatatacatacttCTGCAGAAGCCCCGTCAATGGTGGAAGCACAGAAGTTGTGCGAGAGGCCGAGTGGGACATGGTCAGGAGTTTGCGGAAACAATAATGCTTGCAAGAATCAATGCATTAACCTTGAGGGAGCAAGACATGGATCTTGCAACTATGTCTTCCCAGCTCACAAGTGTATTTGTTACTTCCCATGTTAATCTCCCAAAACTATACTTCCCAAGCATGTTAATCTTCCAAAAATCTTTGGTGCTTAAACGTGtgtatatttcataaaaataagtCAGTGTCACTCTATATATGAGTGAATTTATGACATACATGTGTTATGTTTTCAAGTTTAGTTTGACTTTGTTgacttaatatataatatatatattttgtgtcaTTTTGTGCCATGACtgtttcttcttgtcttcaacGGTCATTGTTTTCAAAATGACCGAGAATTTCTCCACTATCATTATATTGGGCacaataaaattatagtattctTCCTAGAGATACCCCCGTAACAGCATCTCCAGTTTCACAAAAGTCGAATGCATTGTATAGTATAAGCTAGCTAGCTAATtcaagttaagaaaaaaaaaaaaaaggtggtgGTGTATTCATGAGTAAGGTCATATATGTAATCCAACTCGATCCGTTgtactgataaaaaaaatcttgtgtGTAATGATCTACGAGAAAACTATGAATTGTCCAGTTACATGACTGAATTATAATATGTCAGAAGAAACTTTCATTTACAAGTTTTTGAAGGAAGTTCACACTAAATAACTAgagaaaaatccaaattcaataGATTGACCGGACTACCAAATACACGTTTAGAAATGAAATAGTATTATTTAAGAGTTGAATCACggtacaaaaacaaaaacctccaTATTCGGATACTCATTTCTAATATTGTCTTTAAAAAGAAAGACTATGCGTAAAATGGTGCCTATGCTGGCGATAAATCAGGGatatacaaagttttttttttttttttttttttttttttttttttttttttttttNNNNNNNNNNNNNNNNNNNNNNNNNNNNNNNNNNNNNNNNNNNNaatttttttttttttttttttttttttttttttttttttttgagaaaaaggaTATACAAAGTTTAGGTCAGGGTtttgatattattaatttgCCGTGATTATAATGATACAAAATGTAGATAGCCCAGTTTGgcagattttttttggaatcatGTTTATTGAcagaaaatattgtaaaatcgtgttttttgacaaaaaattataaaaccgTAATTTTTGATGAAAAGATACATAtctttttggcgagaaaattaAAAGCTTAAGTTTTTTAcagtaaaattataaaatcatatttttttgctGAAAAATGCAGACTCATATTTTTCAGAAAAATTGTAAATTCGAGTTTGGGGAGAGATTTTGGTAGGATGATAACGATGATATGGTGAttgttaaattttggtttatcttgggttttaactaattaaaaaccaattgacaattagTGGATTGACtctaaacttttatatattaatgatagtctctTTAAACTTCAATGTGGAAtttggattgtatcccaacaatctccccttcaaaccaAAAACCCCACATGAGGCATGTTCATATCCACTTTTCTAAGTCCACCAGAACTTGAACtttgagctctgataccatgttaaatttgggtcTATCTTGTATTTCCAACTAAAAACAAATTGACAATTAGTTTATTGATTCtcaccttttatatattaataatactcCTATTAAACTTCTGATCTGGGACTTGTATTGTATCCCAACAGTGATGACGATGGTACGAAGATAATGTTGTTAAGTAGTTAACTATTACAACCTAATCCATATAATTCATCATCAACCCATTAACTCATAACTCATTTAGATTCAAATAGTAAACTATTAGGGTCCATGAGTAGGATCTGGTCGAGTGAACCCATAATGTTTGAACCATTTTGATATCTCTAGATTATAGTTACAAAGTTGGTTTATGCAGAAGCATCAATAATGGCGGAAGCACGCGCGAAGCCAATTTGGACATGGTCACAAATTTGTGGAAACAATAATGCATGTAAAAATAAGTGCATTAATAACCTTGCAAAGACACGACATGGAACCTACAAGTTGCAACTATGTATTCCCAACTCACAAGTATCTGCTACTTCCCATATTACGTTATCTAGCAAAAATCTATGGCCTTTTGTCTGTGTATTTTCGTAAAATAAGTATGTGAATGACCTTATGACATTTATCTATTCTGTTTATGTTGGCTTGTTCTAACTCTATATAACTACGTACTATTATTTCTTCTTATCTATATTTGTTTGCATATATACTTGTCCATAAGAACAGATGAATCATCATATTGGATAGTAAttaatttcaagaaaattatACTACATCTTGTTGGAGAAGAGAATATTAGAGACATGTGACATCTTATTATAGTATTGAAGGTATTTCTTGCGATTCAAGTAAATGACCAATTATCCTCGATCCCATTTTCTCTTCTAGCTCCATGCTCATGCGACGAACGGTGCAAATCTCTGAAACATCAAAATTATTTGTGTAACCAGATATGGCTTGGTTCaagatttaattgttttgagtCTTAACTACATCAGATTAAGCAGCCGCCTATGTAAACGATATAGCATTAGCCAGTCCAGGCATTAGCTCAAAGCCGAAGCAGCAACTTAGATATTAACAGCGAAAAAATATGTGGTTGGAGAAACCAGCCATCAACTATGAATAAGTCAAAATCTTATCTTTATAAACGCTGTGTGTTTATTTTGTGGGGTTACTACGATGCACAAGTTGAAGACTAGTTCACCatcatcatttcattataaatagaGGTTGATCTTAAGTTTATTTCTTCACACAACACATACATAgttacatacatatacatacattgaaaacaaaatagtgATTTTCATCATGGCTAAGTTTGCTTCCATCATCACTCTTATCTTCGCTGCTCTTGTTCTCTTTGCTGCTTTTGGTGAGTTAATGATCTTATCATATGAATGAAAAATgtgagtttaaattttaatttcattaattttgataattaacCTTGagacatatatacaaatatgtagaAGCACCATCAATGGTGGAAGCACA contains:
- the LOC104736687 gene encoding defensin-like protein 1, coding for MAKFASIVTLIFAALVLFAAFEAPSMVEAQKLCERPSGTWSGVCGNNNACKNQCINLEGARHGSCNYVFPAHKCICYFPC